Proteins co-encoded in one Arachis hypogaea cultivar Tifrunner chromosome 13, arahy.Tifrunner.gnm2.J5K5, whole genome shotgun sequence genomic window:
- the LOC112733715 gene encoding glucan endo-1,3-beta-glucosidase 2, producing the protein MALHCCLLLLLLLQISLLAADEAFIGVNIGTSLSDMPHPTQVVALLKSQQIHHVRLYDADQAMLIALAKTGIEVSVSVPNEELLAIAQSNSTAANWVYRNVVAHYPSTNITSICVGSEVLTTLPNVAKILVNALKYIHSALVASNLDRQIKVSTPLSSSMILDSFPPSQAFFNRSLNPILIPMLDFLQSTGSYLMLNIYPYYDYMESNGVIPLDYALFKPLPPNKEAIDSNTLVHYTNVFDAVVDAAYFAMSFLNFTNIPVVVTETGWPSKGDRNEPDATLDNANGYNSNLIKHVLNMTGTPKHPGIAISTYIYELYNEDTKAGPLSEKNWGLFDANGKPIYILHLTGSGAVLANDTTNQTYCVAKDDADPKMLQAGIDWACGPGKVDCSPLLQGQPCYEPDNVVAHANYAFDTYYHLMGRSSEACNFNQMATISTSNPSHGSCVFPGSLGKNGTFGNVTAASMNSTSLDSSANNVHRNLVLVIGVVTWGVVLL; encoded by the exons ATGGCTCTACATTGttgtcttctgcttcttcttcttcttcaaatctctctaCTTGCAGCTGATGAAG CATTCATTGGAGTGAACATTGGAACATCTCTCTCAGACATGCCTCATCCAACACAAGTAGTAGCACTTCTTAAATCACAGCAAATTCACCATGTTCGGTTGTATGATGCTGACCAAGCCATGCTCATTGCACTTGCAAAGACAGGAATTGAAGTTTCTGTCTCTGTCCCCAATGAAGAACTCTTAGCAATTGCCCAATCAAATTCCACAGCTGCCAATTGGGTTTACCGAAATGTTGTAGCACATTATCCATCCACTAACATAACATCCATTTGTGTTGGTTCTGAGGTTTTAACCACACTTCCTAACGTTGCAAAAATCCTAGTCAATGCCCTTAAGTACATTCATTCAGCTCTTGTCGCTTCGAATCTGGATCGCCAGATCAAAGTTTCCACACCCCTTTCGTCTTCCATGATCCTGGATTCGTTCCCTCCTTCCCAAGCCTTCTTTAACCGCTCCCTGAATCCTATCTTGATTCCAATGCTTGATTTCTTGCAATCAACAGGCTCCTATCTAATGCTCAACATTTACCCGTACTATGATTACATGGAATCTAATGGGGTGATTCCATTGGACTATGCACTTTTCAAGCCTCTGCCTCCCAACAAAGAAGCCATAGATTCCAACACACTTGTACACTACACCAATGTGTTTGATGCTGTGGTGGACGCAGCATATTTCGCCATGTCCTTTCTAAACTTCACCAATATCCCGGTGGTGGTGACGGAGACAGGATGGCCTTCCAAGGGCGACCGGAACGAGCCGGACGCAACATTAGACAATGCAAATGGATATAACAGCAATCTCATCAAACATGTTTTAAACATGACAGGAACTCCCAAGCATCCGGGGATAGCCATTAGTACTTACATCTATGAGCTCTACAATGAGGACACAAAAGCAGGGCCATTGTCTGAAAAGAACTGGGGATTGTTTGATGCAAATGGAAAACCTATTTACATATTGCATCTCACAGGGTCAGGAGCAGTTTTGGCTAATGATACTACAAATCAAACTTACTGCGTCGCCAAGGATGATGCTGATCCCAAGATGCTGCAGGCTGGAATAGATTGGGCTTGTGGACCTGGCAAGGTGGATTGCTCTCCATTGCTTCAGGGCCAACCCTGCTATGAACCGGACAATGTGGTTGCACATGCTAACTATGCTTTTGATACTTACTACCATTTGATGGGAAGGTCTTCTGAAGCCTGTAACTTCAATCAAATGGCCACAATTTCTACCTCCAATCCAA GTCACGGTTCTTGTGTATTTCCGGGAAG TCTCGGCAAAAATGGAACCTTTGGTAATGTGACAGCAGCATCAATGAACTCAACAAGTTTAGATTCTTCTGCTAACAATGTTCATAGAAACCTTGTATTGGTGATAGGAGTAGTAACATGGGGAGTGGTTTTGCTATGA